Proteins encoded in a region of the Neodiprion lecontei isolate iyNeoLeco1 chromosome 5, iyNeoLeco1.1, whole genome shotgun sequence genome:
- the LOC107217242 gene encoding thioredoxin reductase 1, mitochondrial isoform X3: protein MAPIDQASTYDLIVIGGGSGGLAAAKEAVELGANVVVLDYVTPSPQGTKWGLGGTCVNVGCIPKKLMHQAALLGEAIHESVAYGWQVPNPKAIQHDWQTLKTAVQNHIKSVNWVTRVELRNRKVEYLNAQGYFKDGTTVVGVMKNGEEKVVSAKYILIAVGGRPKYPDVPGAKEYGITSDDIFSLSQAPGKTLIVGAGYIGLECAGFLNGLGYDTTVMVRSVVLRGFDKQMANMVADEMQDRGVRFIYKAKLKAIEKQDDGRLLVHWVDRDGGLYHDAYDTVLFAIGRRSLTEELKPENAGLELVPDTGKIKTVNEQTNISNIYAVGDVLHEKPELTPVAIHAGRLLAKRLFSSCDEKMEYTNIATTVFTPLEYSCVGLSEEEAIHIHGEHYVDVYHAYYKPTEFFIPQKNVSHCYLKVVTLRTDKEEVLGMHFIGPNAGEVIQGFAAAMKCNLTYSLLKSTVGIHPTTAEEFTRISITKRSGMDPTPQSCCS, encoded by the exons ATGGCTCCCATTG ATCAAGCCTCAACATACGATTTAATCGTTATCGGCGGAGGTTCAGGTGGCTTAGCCGCTGCCAAGGAAGCTGTTGAACTTGGAGCTAACGTTGTAGTGTTGGACTATGTCACTCCTTCACCCCAGGGTACCAAATGGGGTCTTGGTGGAACATGCGTTAATGTTGGTTGTATTCCGAAAAAATTGATGCATCAGGCAGCTTTACTTGGTGAAGCAATTCAT GAATCTGTTGCTTATGGATGGCAAGTACCGAATCCAAAAGCTATACAACACGACTGGCAAACCTTGAAGACTGCTGTGCAAAATCATATCAAGTCAGTCAATTGGGTTACTCGTGTTGAACTAAGAAACAG aaaagttgaatatttaaatgCTCAGGGTTATTTCAAAGATGGCACCACAGTTGTCGGAGTTATGAAAAATGGAGAAGAAAAGGTTGTATCTGCCAAGTATATCTTGATCGCCGTCGGTGGTAGGCCGAAATACCCAGATGTACCTGGAGCTAAGGAATACGGTATTACCAGCGatgatattttcagtttaaGTCAGGCACCTGGCAAAACCTTAATCGTTGGTGCTGGAT ATATTGGGTTAGAGTGTGCAGGATTTTTGAATGGACTTGGTTATGATACAACAGTCATGGTGCGTTCTGTTGTACTGAGAGGATTTGACAAACAGATGGCAAATATGGTAGCAGACGAAATGCAAGATCGTGGTGTTCGCTTCATTTATAAGGCTAAGCTCAAGGCTATCGAAAAACAGGATGACGGACGTCTGCTTGTCCATTGGGTGGATCGT GATGGAGGTTTATATCACGATGCTTATGACACTGTACTTTTTGCTATCGGACGCCGATCACTGACCGAAGAACTGAAACCTGAGAATGCCGGTCTCGAACTTGTCCCGGATactggaaaaattaaaactgtcAACGAGCAGACCAACATCTCCAACATTTATGCTGTCGGCGATGTACTCCAT GAAAAGCCAGAACTTACCCCAGTCGCGATTCATGCTGGCCGACTCTTGGCTAAGAGGTTATTCAGTTCCTGTGATGAGAAGATGGAGTACACAAACATTGCAACTACCGTTTTTACCCCCCTCGAATACAGTTGTGTTGGACTAAGCGAAGAGGAAGCCATCCACATACATGGGGAACACTATGTAGACGTCTACCATGCCTACTACAAGCcaacagaattttttataccgcAGAAAAATGTTAGTCATTGTTACTTGAAAGTCGTCACTCTGCGAACTGACAAGGAGGAAGTCCTTGGAATGCACTTTATTGGCCCTAATGCTGGCGAAGTTATTCAAGGCTTTGCTGCAGCTATGAA ATGCAATTTGACTTACTCATTACTCAAGTCCACTGTCGGGATTCACCCAACAACAGCTGAGGAATTCACAAGAATAAGTATCACAAAGCGATCTGGGATGGATCCGACACCACAGAGTTGCTGCAGTTAG
- the LOC107217242 gene encoding thioredoxin reductase 2, mitochondrial isoform X2, with translation MATLMFSLTFLPLRHARSKLLAFPKSRINCFLIGKKSIACYSNQASTYDLIVIGGGSGGLAAAKEAVELGANVVVLDYVTPSPQGTKWGLGGTCVNVGCIPKKLMHQAALLGEAIHESVAYGWQVPNPKAIQHDWQTLKTAVQNHIKSVNWVTRVELRNRKVEYLNAQGYFKDGTTVVGVMKNGEEKVVSAKYILIAVGGRPKYPDVPGAKEYGITSDDIFSLSQAPGKTLIVGAGYIGLECAGFLNGLGYDTTVMVRSVVLRGFDKQMANMVADEMQDRGVRFIYKAKLKAIEKQDDGRLLVHWVDRDGGLYHDAYDTVLFAIGRRSLTEELKPENAGLELVPDTGKIKTVNEQTNISNIYAVGDVLHEKPELTPVAIHAGRLLAKRLFSSCDEKMEYTNIATTVFTPLEYSCVGLSEEEAIHIHGEHYVDVYHAYYKPTEFFIPQKNVSHCYLKVVTLRTDKEEVLGMHFIGPNAGEVIQGFAAAMKCNLTYSLLKSTVGIHPTTAEEFTRISITKRSGMDPTPQSCCS, from the exons ATGGCAACGTTAATGTTCTCCCTAACGTTTCTGCCGCTTCGACACGCCAGGTCGAAACTATTAGCTTTCCCTAAGTCACGAATCAACTGTTTCTTGATCGGTAAAAAATCGATCGCTTGCTACTCCA ATCAAGCCTCAACATACGATTTAATCGTTATCGGCGGAGGTTCAGGTGGCTTAGCCGCTGCCAAGGAAGCTGTTGAACTTGGAGCTAACGTTGTAGTGTTGGACTATGTCACTCCTTCACCCCAGGGTACCAAATGGGGTCTTGGTGGAACATGCGTTAATGTTGGTTGTATTCCGAAAAAATTGATGCATCAGGCAGCTTTACTTGGTGAAGCAATTCAT GAATCTGTTGCTTATGGATGGCAAGTACCGAATCCAAAAGCTATACAACACGACTGGCAAACCTTGAAGACTGCTGTGCAAAATCATATCAAGTCAGTCAATTGGGTTACTCGTGTTGAACTAAGAAACAG aaaagttgaatatttaaatgCTCAGGGTTATTTCAAAGATGGCACCACAGTTGTCGGAGTTATGAAAAATGGAGAAGAAAAGGTTGTATCTGCCAAGTATATCTTGATCGCCGTCGGTGGTAGGCCGAAATACCCAGATGTACCTGGAGCTAAGGAATACGGTATTACCAGCGatgatattttcagtttaaGTCAGGCACCTGGCAAAACCTTAATCGTTGGTGCTGGAT ATATTGGGTTAGAGTGTGCAGGATTTTTGAATGGACTTGGTTATGATACAACAGTCATGGTGCGTTCTGTTGTACTGAGAGGATTTGACAAACAGATGGCAAATATGGTAGCAGACGAAATGCAAGATCGTGGTGTTCGCTTCATTTATAAGGCTAAGCTCAAGGCTATCGAAAAACAGGATGACGGACGTCTGCTTGTCCATTGGGTGGATCGT GATGGAGGTTTATATCACGATGCTTATGACACTGTACTTTTTGCTATCGGACGCCGATCACTGACCGAAGAACTGAAACCTGAGAATGCCGGTCTCGAACTTGTCCCGGATactggaaaaattaaaactgtcAACGAGCAGACCAACATCTCCAACATTTATGCTGTCGGCGATGTACTCCAT GAAAAGCCAGAACTTACCCCAGTCGCGATTCATGCTGGCCGACTCTTGGCTAAGAGGTTATTCAGTTCCTGTGATGAGAAGATGGAGTACACAAACATTGCAACTACCGTTTTTACCCCCCTCGAATACAGTTGTGTTGGACTAAGCGAAGAGGAAGCCATCCACATACATGGGGAACACTATGTAGACGTCTACCATGCCTACTACAAGCcaacagaattttttataccgcAGAAAAATGTTAGTCATTGTTACTTGAAAGTCGTCACTCTGCGAACTGACAAGGAGGAAGTCCTTGGAATGCACTTTATTGGCCCTAATGCTGGCGAAGTTATTCAAGGCTTTGCTGCAGCTATGAA ATGCAATTTGACTTACTCATTACTCAAGTCCACTGTCGGGATTCACCCAACAACAGCTGAGGAATTCACAAGAATAAGTATCACAAAGCGATCTGGGATGGATCCGACACCACAGAGTTGCTGCAGTTAG
- the LOC107217096 gene encoding matrix metalloproteinase-2 has protein sequence MSDSDKVHVGVHEGSVMMRYTVIQVLCIFILSIVEIRGAPISVEKSTDALSVPPAYALTFMKNFGYLPKGMPGAEAQYSQDSMVNALKTVQKFGNITQTGVFDNNTLQLMKSPRCGIPDVDRKVNTRRKRYVVGSKGWGKRNITYYIANWSPKLSEEAVSDEIARAFAVWGGYSRLNFKQINDPSADIILAFGRGEHGDGYAFDGPGNVLAHAFFPNEMGSYAGDLHFDDDEQWRIRPTESEDGTDFYSVAVHEIGHSLGLAHSPSPTSVMYAYYRGSNPDMQLDYDDILGLYQLYISQHVEDDDFAANEPITTTTERVTTEKDAEVNIVTEVPSRETTTERSYQVTYIGDYETVEDHLRHQSEDYDEVETYPTSTIPDICDGNFDAISVFRTELFVFKGEYLWRLSKRGIIQNGYPVKFHELFWQLPDYVKKIDAAYQREDDANIILFSGKQYWVYDGYSFIENSPRPLTDYGIDEGVDAIDAVQVWEKNKKVYLYRGEKFWRFNATSRMLDPGYPHNIRRWRGIPSHIDAAMTWIDGKTYFFKDKLFWKFDNLLIKTDNRYPLPAPQYWMGCPERLDTIWW, from the exons ATGTCAGACAGTGATAAAGTTCATGTGGGTGTCCACGAGGGCAGCGTGATGATGCGTTATACCGTCATCCAAGTGCTCTGCATCTTCATTCTTTCGATCGTCGAAATTCGCGGGGCGCCGATTTCTGTTGAAAAATCGACAGACGCACTTTCAGTGCCTCCAGCATACGCG CTGACGTTCATGAAGAATTTTGGGTACTTACCCAAGGGAATGCCTGGAGCGGAAGCACAGTATAGCCAAGATTCGATGGTCAACGCATTAAAGACTGTTCAGAAGTTCGGCAACATAACTCAAACGGGAGTGTTCGATAATAACACACTCCAG TTGATGAAATCACCACGATGCGGTATTCCTGATGTTGATAGAAAAGTGAACACTCGAAGGAAGCGATACGTCGTCGGATCTAAAGGATGGGGAAAACGAAACATCACCTATTA CATAGCAAACTGGAGTCCGAAGTTAAGTGAAGAGGCTGTCAGTGACGAAATCGCAAGAGCTTTTGCTGTTTGGGGTGGATATTCGCgtttgaattttaaacaaatcaACGATCCGAGTGCAGATATAATATTGGCGTTTGGAAGAGGCGAACACGGAGATGG GTATGCCTTTGACGGTCCTGGAAATGTCCTGGCCCATGCCTTCTTCCCCAACGAGATGGGGTCTTACGCGGGAGATCTTCATTTTGATGACGACGAACAGTGGAGAATAAGGCCTACGGAATCAGAAGACGGAACTGACTTTTACAGTGTTGCCGTTCATGAAATTGGTCACAGTTTGGGCCTCGCTCACTCGCCTTCACCTACCTCTGTCATGTATGCCTACTACAGGGGATCGAACCCAGACATGCAGCTCGACTATGATGATATTTTGGGATTGTATCAGCTGTACA TTTCTCAACATGTGGAAGATGATGATTTTGCAGCAAATGAGCCAATTACCACTACCACGGAGCGCGTCACGACAGAGAAAGATGCCGAGGTAAACATAGTCACAGAAGTACCCTCTCGGGAAACTACAACAGAACGGAGTTATCAAGTGACGTACATAGGGGATTACGAAACAGTTGAAGATCATCTCCGGCATCAATCTGAAGATTACGACGAAGTCGAGACATATCCTACATCGACCATTCCTGATATCTGTGATGGCAATTTTGACGCCATATCAGTTTTTAGAACAgaactttttgttttcaaaggAGAG TATCTTTGGCGACTGAGCAAGCGAGGGATAATTCAAAATGGTTATCCGGTCAAGTTCCATGAGTTATTTTGGCAACTGCCAGattatgttaaaaaaattgatgctgCTTACCAAAGAGAAGACGATGCTAACATTATTCTTTTCAGTG GGAAACAATACTGGGTCTATGATGGATACTCTTTTATTGAAAACAGTCCCAGACCACTAACGGATTATGGTATCGATGAAGGTGTTGATGCGATAGACGCTGTGCAAGTTTgggagaaaaacaaaaaagtctACCTGTACAG GGGTGAGAAATTCTGGAGATTTAATGCAACATCCCGCATGTTGGATCCTGGATATCCTCACAACATAAGAAGGTGGCGTGGAATTCCATCTCACATCGATGCTGCAATGACATGGATCGACG GCAAGACTTACTTCTTCAAGGACAAATTGTTTTGGAAATTCGATAACCTTCTAATCAAGACTGACAATCGCTACCCTCTTCCGGCTCCCCAATACTGGATGGGCTGTCCAGAGAGACTTGATACTATTTGgtggtaa